From the genome of Diorhabda sublineata isolate icDioSubl1.1 chromosome Y, icDioSubl1.1, whole genome shotgun sequence, one region includes:
- the LOC130451954 gene encoding uncharacterized protein LOC130451954 encodes MSPNIRLEEFQHLLNELKNSIATRKNKCLIYGDFNAKSMMWNSTSNDSRGDILSEWASELNLISLNTGCEPTFRRGQSCSIIDITFAATNIAPLVTNWRVSEEENLTDHNYIYFDIAIKKDSVRTKMKSRGWRVDTTQMDYFINELRSKLPPREQTLKPERLIENISHACDNTFQRKGIPSDRKKPAYWWSAEIAKLGKNALDGREI; translated from the coding sequence ATGTCGCCAAATATAAGGCTCGAAGAGTTCCAACATTTACTGAATGAACTGAAAAATAGTATAGCTACACGGAAAAATAAGTGCCTGATTTACGGGGACTTCAACGCGAAATCAATGATGTGGAACTCAACATCAAATGATTCTAGAGGAGATATTCTTTCTGAATGGGCCTCAGAACTAAACTTAATTTCACTGAACACCGGATGTGAACCTACCTTCCGTAGAGGCCAAAGCTGTTCCATTATCGATATAACATTCGCGGCAACCAATATAGCGCCTTTAGTAACGAACTGGAGAGTGTCTGAAGAGGAAAATCTTACAGACcacaattacatttattttgatatagctATTAAGAAAGATAGCGTAAGAACGAAGATGAAGAGCCGCGGCTGGAGGGTGGATACGACACAAATGGATTACTTCATAAATGAACTGCGAAGCAAATTACCACCAAGAGAACAAACCTTAAAGCCAGAGAGATTAATTGAGAACATCAGCCATGCATGTGATAATACATTCCAACGAAAGGGTATCCCAAGTGACAGGAAAAAACCAGCTTACTGGTGGTCAGCGGAAATCGCGAAACTCGGTAAAAATGCCTTAGACGGAAGAGAAATATGA